One genomic segment of Sphaerodactylus townsendi isolate TG3544 linkage group LG07, MPM_Stown_v2.3, whole genome shotgun sequence includes these proteins:
- the PMAIP1 gene encoding phorbol-12-myristate-13-acetate-induced protein 1, giving the protein MAGKPLRRPSSAPAGTTDRRGHHARVALPATAEGAMSLLSSHSPTVVHDPGVEDQRFRTWAQLPSHSAKAGAERECALQLCKIGDKLNLRQKILNLIAKFFCPGTR; this is encoded by the exons ATGGCCGGCAAACCCCTGCGCAGACCCAGCTCGGCGCCCGCGGGCACCACCGACCGGCGAGGCCACCACGCCAGGGTTGCTCTTCCTgccacagcagaag gtgCAATGAGCCTCTTGTCAAGTCACAGTCCCACTGTGGTTCATGACCCAGGAGTTGAAGACCAAAGGTTTAGAACCTGGGCTCAGTTACCAAGTCACTCAG cAAAGGCTGGGGCAGAGAGAGAATGTGCTCTGCAACTGTGCAAGATCGGGGACAAACTGAACCTTCGCCAGAAGATTCTGAACCTGATCGCGAAATTCTTCTGCCCAGGAACTCGTTAA